Within Pangasianodon hypophthalmus isolate fPanHyp1 chromosome 11, fPanHyp1.pri, whole genome shotgun sequence, the genomic segment tgccacgagcagcttcgtactcaggactccatcagtggacagtggatagattttaaccagccggacctcttgcaaatactgcgatgaatttattggttgcacaattgcactatttgtccatatagtacacaatagaagggatttatttataattgcactatccgttgcacccagatgaggatgggttcccttttgagcctggttcctctcaaggtttcttcctcatatcatctcggggagtttttccttgccaccgtcgccactggcttgctcattagggataaattcacagtgataaatttaaatatttacaatatatttttgtgaatccatttatttctgtaaagctgctttgtgacaatgtccattgttaaaagcgctatacaaataaaattgaattgaaattgaattgaattgttttcTGCAGTCTCCCAAGatttttggtgttcctgagctcagaGTTTTGGCAacctctctgatgggtttgttttgatttttcagcctagtGATGGCTCgtttcactggcagtgacagatCTTTGGGCTTCATATAGATATTCAAATGCAGCTGCCACACTTGAAGTCAACTCTAGACTTTCTGCTcacttgtaagtgaaataatgagggaataacacacctCGCTATGGAACAGCTGAGTAACCAAATGTCCAACTACTTTTAGTACCTTGAAACACACATAAAAAGTGTTGTAATTCATACACAATTCacaatttggatgtaaatgccctcaaattaaagctaaaagtcCGGACTTTGAATTTAATGGTagaaagctaaaataaaataactttgtCTTGTGATTAAAATCTCATGAGGATACTATCCAGACGGATTCATAGCACACAAATAATTGATTGATTACTCCATCATGTGCAAAATTAGCTCCCAAACAAACTGAATCTGCATGCCAAAGGATCATATCTAGGAACTAACAAATATGACACAATCAGGTGCTCACCTGTCTATGCTAAGGTCCAGGTTGCACTGGTCTCGGAGCTGGGGTAGCAACTCCTCTTTAGACTGCCTCACTGTCATTCCCTTAGCGAACACAGTATCCAGCAGGAATCTACAAGGCTAAGGAGAAAGATCACATCCACATCAACCATGAACCAATTTTCCCACCAATCTTATCGGCACAGCTGAAATGTGCTTTGCAACTTCATCTCGTGAACAAATTCAGCACCTGAATCCCCAAGATGTGTTTGAAGATGCTGATATTTGCTTACCTCCGATTCATTGACTAACAGCTGGTACACCTTTACCCTGTATTCCCCTTTCTTTAGGGCTCGTCCTAACCGAATGGTGATctacagagcaaaaataaataaataaatacataaataaataaataaagtggaaGAAGCCTTAAAAATTACTGACCAAGAGGCTGTTATCACGTGTTAGTAGTCAAAAAAGGCAAACCTTATTGTCATccgagaaagaagaaagagtcTCGTTGAGCCGCACGCTTTCAAACTCCTGGTTGTTGGCGTAGACCCGGAAGACCTTAAACTGGGTAGAGGGGACTCCAACGAATGGCTCCAGGTTCTGCTTGAACGCTGCCAGTGTGATCCTTTTATCAACATGGACAAGTAAACCTGAAAGCATGGAGTAAACATCAAAAACAAATGGTGAACTCAATAATTGTTTAAATTAGTTTGTCGCAAAGTAGATAACAGGGCTGCATGGTGAATGGTTTGcaaattatttacacaattttgACATCTGTAATACAAAGGTCAAAACTGTGTAAATAATTTGCAAACCATACCTGACATTTCTTCCAATcaaaaaaacctaaataatCGTCTCCGAAAAGAAAAACACCACCAAGTATTACACACGTTTTAAAATACGTCTGTGTGGAACAtccaccatgcaagtccctgtaaatgagttgttactatagaaacgataagacATTAGAACAAgtgaattaattatattatgttacagaaaattaatcaagactTGACAGACAGGCTTTAACAATTCAACACGTCTATGGTAACAACCtaatcaatttatttttgtaaagttaACACAagttagcctttttttttttttttttttaaaacctcgTCAGTTCATATAACTAGCCATGTATTTTATGACTGATCAGtatcattcaaccacaagataAAATCCTTGCTTTTGATAATAATGTTCCATCCAAATGCAATGACGTTTCTGCCCATAAACAATTTTTAGTTCATCGCTTTGAATGTGCAAGTGCGGAAAATTTACGGGTAAAACTGACGTAGCATTTTTGCTTGAACCAAGAAAAATGCATTGTGATTTTCATTCAACTGGGACAGTGACATGAGATCACAAGTTGTAAAATATTGCAAATCAAACTGCAATCGCAATATCTAGCAACACAGCTTCAACATGCTATTTCTGCACCTATATTGCAGGTAACACACTTACTGGAGACAgaataaactttaaaaactttacCTAAGAATTCATCTAGGTTATTAAATACATCTGCTACTTTACCCATACACCACTACACAGCCTTTAGCAGTGTTCCTTACCTTTCTGTCCATCTACAGCAGCATCCGCCTGTGAGTACGGTTCTGCTCTGAAGTACAGGTAATGCGTCTGTGTTTTACTCTTGCCGTTCTCGTCATATTCGCTGTCGGTGCCCGAGTCCTCCTCAGCTGTGTCCCATGTCTCCTTCTTGCCCTCATGGGCTTTGGAGCGGCGGCTGCTGGTGATGCTGTGCGAGTCGAGGCCGTTGGCCAGAGGCAGGGGTGCACCGTCAGCGTTGCACAGCGTGTCGCTGCTGTGGCTCGAGCTCAGGATGTCCGAGTCCACGGAGCTGGTGCTGCGGTCGTTGTTGGCATCCGAGTCGGAGCGTTCCTCCGAAGCCAGCTGGTTCTCGGGCTGTGGGAAATCGAGGTGCTCAAAATCGCTGTGGTCCGAACTCTTCTGGCTCTCGCTGGTGCTGGAGGAttgcttctgctgctgcttctgctgctgtTGGAGGGAAAGGTTCTTTAACTTCTCTGTGCTCTCCTCCAGTATGGCCTCTACGCATTGGCCGCTGCTTTTAGCCCCCTCAAACGAGTCCTCAGAGTCGCCACTCAATTTGGGGCAACTAGTTCTGTGGGCCACGGAGCCTGGAGACTGCTCCGGGAGTGAAACAAACAGTCTGATTGTGTTGCCGTGACGGTCCAGAAGCTTCCACAGGAGCGAGTCAGTGAACGTGGCCTGGTGATCCTCCGAGTCGGAGCTCTCCACAAAAACCTAAAGGAAGAGGAAACGATTAGAGATTACAGCCAGTGTTCAAGACAAAATTTTTGCCAAACACTGACAAAGAACTTCTGGTAAGTAGTTCATAAATTTTCCATTTGGTGTTTAGAAAATGAAACCTTGTTACTCCTGAAGAAACCCTCAGCTTTCAGTGTCTTGTTGGGCACATAGAGAAGCCGGAGGTCATTATAGCAGCGCTCCAGGACAACTCGCATGGTTTCTGCGGACAGCCCGGTGGCCTGAGCAAAGGAATAAACAAGAATAAAGGCATACGTGGCTCTTTGGTGagatttttaatctttaaaattcacAGTGAAAATTTATCAGCACTGGCTGCTAGAAGATTATCCAGGATCGGGTTTTGAAATTCATGCATCATTAACATGATCAAATGAAAAGATCATAGCACTTGTGGTATGCGCGTCtgcagacagagtgagagagaatacgTACTTGTGCAATGAGTTGCTTGAACTCTGTAATGGTTTGGTTCAGGTATGCCCTGACACTGACAGGAGCAGCGATGGTCTCGCTCTTCAGATCCACCACATGGACCTTCACCATCACCTCTGAAGAgtcaaatacatacacacattatacatttacacattcaCAATCTTAATatgagcattttatttaaatcataatttaattaacggtttatttataaaaactaGCAGAAATTATTCAGAAATGAGTAGTTAGTGATTCATGGTACCTCCAGGTTTATAAGGCTGGAACACTTGGTCGGGTCGGCGGGTCTCTAGTAGCAAATCGAACATGTAGGAGGATTTAACCCCGCCAAGTAGCAGCCCCATGGGCATGTCCTCCTCCCCCTCATATGAGCGCTCCAGATATTCATGAAATTCATCATACTTCACCAAGCGACAGCAGTCCAGAGGAACTATACCCTCAAGATCCATCAGCTAGCAGgacaaagcaaacacacaaatgattgcgtgtgtatagtgtacaataatattcacagtgaagcatggtggtggaagcataaCATTCAGAGTTAATGCTACAGTTGGGTCGACATGTATACATGTAAACATATGACACACTTCTAACAGCCATTATGCACAACAGTCTACATACAGCAGTCACTAATAATTGTGGCCTAGGCTTACCTTGTATGCCATTTCTGTGGCCTCTCGGAGTGTTTTGTCCTTGTGAACCTCCAGCTTgttctccatcatcatcatcatcttgaCAGGATGCATGCAGAAGAGCTTGATCTATATAAATTAGGGAAAATGGAGGTATGAGCATTCGAATGGAGAAACCGTGCATGAGGATGCAGTCAAGTTGAAGAGGTACATGCAGTACCTTGCAGGTATTGCGTTCgatctctctttgtctcttctCCTGCTCCTCTGTCTCACGCTCTCTCTGAACGAGACGCTTTATGTGCTCTGGGAAGTCTTCCACGTCGAGGTACTCTGCACACAGAGTTTACCTTTTTATTCACAAACCAGCAAAATCATTCTGCAACCTAAAATTCATTGCAACAATATAGAActattgatttttaaatgcaaaaaaaaaaaggaaaaaaaaaaagaaaagaaagaaaatggttcACAGCCATTAGATTTGAAAAGTACAAGAGCAACTTCATAACTTCTCTTACTTGCATTCCTTGAGGAATCTTTCAGTCTATAAATGAGCATGTATGCGTTTGTGGAGCTGTTAGAATACAAAACATAATTAGGGGATTATTTCCAGTCAGAAACACCAGTGATGTAAGAATGTCGTTACTTAGACAACTCTACGCCATCTTAAAAACCACAAGTGCATGATAAAGGGGTAGCAGTAAATGGGGCTTTGTTCATGCTTACATAAAGAGTCTGTTGTATTCATCTCAGAGAGACGTCATGTAGTTGTTTAATGGCTGAGGCTCATGGTGATTATGTCTGTTTTAAGAGAggactgtgtgtgcatgggcTTTTCCCTTTGAAGCCCCACCGTCAAAACAGAAGCCAGAGGCAGACGtgcgaaaaaacaaaaagatgtgAGGTTTTATTTACCTGGCAAAGGCACTAGAGTAATAGCCTCTGCTCCCTGAGGAACCACCATACGTCTTTCTGATGTCGTCCTGTGTGATCTATcgcaaaaaaaaagtatctttATATAATTGCACTGAAACTACAGATACTAAACTGAAAAtcaattaatgtttaaaaaaaaaaaagcaagaaaattatgaatttgtgtaaatatgaaaGCTGAAGAACCTTGCTGACGTGCTGGTCGTTGAAGCTGTACCACTGGCCATCGCTGAAGGACTTGATGCAGGCGTAGTAGTGTCCACCTGCGGCGCTCCCAGAATGCACCATTACCGAAAAGAGCTCATAGGTCAGTGAGCTCTGCAAAGGAAGGAAGTAGGATgttggggaaaaataaataatcctcctttactgttattttcctgtaacagcaggtCCTGAAGTATTCTAAAAGTACCGTCAGTCTTTTTAATGTATTCATGAATGaagtcatacattttatctgtttatcatcacatttaatgttcatgGTAACATGTACTGTtgtaattatacattatttatgatGCAGGCATGTCAGGGATAAGAATGGAGGTACCTTCGGCTTAAGTACCCTCTCAGTGGTGCTGGTACTGTCCAGGCAGATGCCCTCATCCACACCATCATCCGTGGAGAAGTCGTTGCTCATCTGGTCGCTGTGGCAACTGCCTTCGTTCTCCGCCCCACTGTCAGTGCAGCTCTCTGTCTGAGGGGATTTCTGTAATTTGCATGTGTGGAAAAAATCAAAGAGGAAACAAGATAAGTCACCGTCATCAGTCACAATCAGGTCTAACTGTTCAGTAATCAATCGAaggcaaaatttaaaaagaacaatTAAACCACTGTAGTTACAGCTGGTTTTTACCTCGTCCTCAAGGTCAATAAAGGGGCTCATGTCAAGCTCCTCAGGGAAAGTCATGCGGTCGTTGAGCTTGATTCGGTGCATAGTGGTGTAGTCAAAGTCAAAACGTTTCAGCTGCAATGTCAGCAGGTAGGGAAAGTGCAGAAACCGCAGACCCTGAAGAATcggacacagggagagagagagagagagagagagagagagagaggcaacaATACAGTAAGAATGTactacagagacagagagaaggacaaCAGTCTGCACTAATCTGCTCTGCTCCTGCTCACCTTGCGTGCATCGCATTTCTTCTTGCAGCGCTCGCAGAAGTACTGGTTGGGCCCATCCAAAGTTTCAGGCTGGATGAAAGCCTGCAGTGCTTCCTCCTGTTACATGCATCAGAGTGCAAGGAGAAAATTTACAGTTACTAAATGTGCTGGCTTTTTATGGATGTCTAATTACTTAAAGGattgaatatttgaataagGATTGAGTGCATTTGAATACAGTTTAGCTATAGAAGTAAACATCAGCGGTAGCACTAATCTTCTGTATCACATAATTCACAGAAGGTGAAAAAATTTGATATTGCCTCCTCATGATTTTATCAGAAACATTAATGGATTAattgttattcatttatagtaaCCTTTTATCATCAATGATATTTAGCTaaattttttacacttttttttttatgatgcacataaaaatgataatcctgtcttctttttcttagaTATGCTCGCTATATAGTGTAGGACACAATGCAGTTGCAGGACTTATGCAATGCACTATATATCCAACAGGACGCTACTTGTGATTCAGCCACACAAAAGATCAAATACATAATGTCCTTGTTGGAAATGTAACTATTTGCCTATAAATTTGGTCACATAACTTGTtcaattttcatatttaattggaaatttagttttaaaaagtatgaaaacatgaaaaagggTCATTGAGCCAAAATGTTTAGGAAACACCTACAGCAGGTGACTAAAtgtatgcaatttatttatttatttatttttaaatgaatgaatttaaggTTAATTGTAATTGCATTTGATTAGCCCTAGTGGCAATCTAAAAATCAGAAacattggttaaaaaaaaattaaaaaaaaaaaaaaaaaaagagagagagagagatttactgTGCACATGTATGGTAAACTTCCAAACAACTGACAGGTTGAAAATGAAGACAGAGACGTACCACGCTGCCAAAAGCCTGACTGGCTCCGAAAGGCCTGATGACCAGCGGGATGTCCAGGTACGTGTCGATCCTCCAGCTTTCATTGCCACACTCCAGACAGCGCACGTAGTCCTTCAGTTTGCCCTGGTACAGCTGATTTATGAGGTCAGCCTGAGGAGTCATTACACAGTTATTCAGTACTGAAACATGCAATTTTACACTCAAAATCCTCAATATAACTCAATATTATTCCGAAGCACAAGGTACATAAAATTACATACAACGCTTTGGCTAACCACTAATAAAAGTAACCCCAATTTTGCTACATCACTTCAAGAAAAACATGCTCACTCAAATATAAGTGCAACGTAAACAAAGCATCCTAAACCCGAGCAGTGATAATTCATTCACCTCTCCATTTATCATGCTACTTCCAGTCCACTTGAGTGAACAAGTAAACAGTGAAAGCCCTGTGACCGAGTCAGACA encodes:
- the usp47 gene encoding ubiquitin carboxyl-terminal hydrolase 47 isoform X3, whose protein sequence is MEMVPSEENQLVPKEIENAAEEPRVLCIVQDTTNAKTVNERLTLNLPASTTLSKLYEDVAHKAGYVNGTFELAWANVVDLAPLDQASEVSLVESGFEPGKRNFLQLTDKDGEQPQIASDESGTADSSGLDDSSQDRFIGPLSRDGTVGCSSDYSSPSYSYSSILNKSETGYVGLVNQAMTCYLNSLLQTLFMTPEFRNALYNWEFEESEEDPITSIPYQLQRLFVLLQTSKKRAIETTDVTRSFGWDSSEAWQQHDVQELCRVMFDALEQKWKQTEQADLINQLYQGKLKDYVRCLECGNESWRIDTYLDIPLVIRPFGASQAFGSVEEALQAFIQPETLDGPNQYFCERCKKKCDARKGLRFLHFPYLLTLQLKRFDFDYTTMHRIKLNDRMTFPEELDMSPFIDLEDEKSPQTESCTDSGAENEGSCHSDQMSNDFSTDDGVDEGICLDSTSTTERVLKPKSSLTYELFSVMVHSGSAAGGHYYACIKSFSDGQWYSFNDQHVSKITQDDIRKTYGGSSGSRGYYSSAFASSTNAYMLIYRLKDSSRNAKYLDVEDFPEHIKRLVQRERETEEQEKRQREIERNTCKIKLFCMHPVKMMMMMENKLEVHKDKTLREATEMAYKLMDLEGIVPLDCCRLVKYDEFHEYLERSYEGEEDMPMGLLLGGVKSSYMFDLLLETRRPDQVFQPYKPGEVMVKVHVVDLKSETIAAPVSVRAYLNQTITEFKQLIAQATGLSAETMRVVLERCYNDLRLLYVPNKTLKAEGFFRSNKVFVESSDSEDHQATFTDSLLWKLLDRHGNTIRLFVSLPEQSPGSVAHRTSCPKLSGDSEDSFEGAKSSGQCVEAILEESTEKLKNLSLQQQQKQQQKQSSSTSESQKSSDHSDFEHLDFPQPENQLASEERSDSDANNDRSTSSVDSDILSSSHSSDTLCNADGAPLPLANGLDSHSITSSRRSKAHEGKKETWDTAEEDSGTDSEYDENGKSKTQTHYLYFRAEPYSQADAAVDGQKGLLVHVDKRITLAAFKQNLEPFVGVPSTQFKVFRVYANNQEFESVRLNETLSSFSDDNKITIRLGRALKKGEYRVKVYQLLVNESEPCRFLLDTVFAKGMTVRQSKEELLPQLRDQCNLDLSIDRFRLRKKTWKNPGTVFLEYHVYEEDINISSNWEVFLEVLDEPERMKSMSQLAVLTRRWCPAQMKLEPFREVVLESSSVDELKEKLSEMSEIPIENLEFAKGRGTFPCDISVLEIHQDLDWNPKVSTLNVWPLYICDDGAVVFYRDSTEELMELTEEERNELMKKESSRLLKTGHRVSYSPRKEKALKIYLDGGPSKDPGQD
- the usp47 gene encoding ubiquitin carboxyl-terminal hydrolase 47 isoform X4, translated to MSNSGCLNSMEIENAAEEPRVLCIVQDTTNAKTVNERLTLNLPASTTLSKLYEDVAHKAGYVNGTFELAWANVVDLAPLDQASEVSLVESGFEPGKRNFLQLTDKDGEQPQIASDESGTADSSGLDDSSQDRFIGPLSRDGTVGCSSDYSSPSYSYSSILNKSETGYVGLVNQAMTCYLNSLLQTLFMTPEFRNALYNWEFEESEEDPITSIPYQLQRLFVLLQTSKKRAIETTDVTRSFGWDSSEAWQQHDVQELCRVMFDALEQKWKQTEQADLINQLYQGKLKDYVRCLECGNESWRIDTYLDIPLVIRPFGASQAFGSVEEALQAFIQPETLDGPNQYFCERCKKKCDARKGLRFLHFPYLLTLQLKRFDFDYTTMHRIKLNDRMTFPEELDMSPFIDLEDEKSPQTESCTDSGAENEGSCHSDQMSNDFSTDDGVDEGICLDSTSTTERVLKPKSSLTYELFSVMVHSGSAAGGHYYACIKSFSDGQWYSFNDQHVSKITQDDIRKTYGGSSGSRGYYSSAFASSTNAYMLIYRLKDSSRNAKYLDVEDFPEHIKRLVQRERETEEQEKRQREIERNTCKIKLFCMHPVKMMMMMENKLEVHKDKTLREATEMAYKLMDLEGIVPLDCCRLVKYDEFHEYLERSYEGEEDMPMGLLLGGVKSSYMFDLLLETRRPDQVFQPYKPGEVMVKVHVVDLKSETIAAPVSVRAYLNQTITEFKQLIAQATGLSAETMRVVLERCYNDLRLLYVPNKTLKAEGFFRSNKVFVESSDSEDHQATFTDSLLWKLLDRHGNTIRLFVSLPEQSPGSVAHRTSCPKLSGDSEDSFEGAKSSGQCVEAILEESTEKLKNLSLQQQQKQQQKQSSSTSESQKSSDHSDFEHLDFPQPENQLASEERSDSDANNDRSTSSVDSDILSSSHSSDTLCNADGAPLPLANGLDSHSITSSRRSKAHEGKKETWDTAEEDSGTDSEYDENGKSKTQTHYLYFRAEPYSQADAAVDGQKGLLVHVDKRITLAAFKQNLEPFVGVPSTQFKVFRVYANNQEFESVRLNETLSSFSDDNKITIRLGRALKKGEYRVKVYQLLVNESEPCRFLLDTVFAKGMTVRQSKEELLPQLRDQCNLDLSIDRFRLRKKTWKNPGTVFLEYHVYEEDINISSNWEVFLEVLDEPERMKSMSQLAVLTRRWCPAQMKLEPFREVVLESSSVDELKEKLSEMSEIPIENLEFAKGRGTFPCDISVLEIHQDLDWNPKVSTLNVWPLYICDDGAVVFYRDSTEELMELTEEERNELMKKESSRLLKTGHRVSYSPRKEKALKIYLDGGPSKDPGQD
- the usp47 gene encoding ubiquitin carboxyl-terminal hydrolase 47 isoform X1, producing the protein MEMVPSEENQLVPKEQGMFWSCRQSILEEMKKRFSQIENAAEEPRVLCIVQDTTNAKTVNERLTLNLPASTTLSKLYEDVAHKAGYVNGTFELAWANVVDLAPLDQASEVSLVESGFEPGKRNFLQLTDKDGEQPQIASDESGTADSSGLDDSSQDRFIGPLSRDGTVGCSSDYSSPSYSYSSILNKSETGYVGLVNQAMTCYLNSLLQTLFMTPEFRNALYNWEFEESEEDPITSIPYQLQRLFVLLQTSKKRAIETTDVTRSFGWDSSEAWQQHDVQELCRVMFDALEQKWKQTEQADLINQLYQGKLKDYVRCLECGNESWRIDTYLDIPLVIRPFGASQAFGSVEEALQAFIQPETLDGPNQYFCERCKKKCDARKGLRFLHFPYLLTLQLKRFDFDYTTMHRIKLNDRMTFPEELDMSPFIDLEDEKSPQTESCTDSGAENEGSCHSDQMSNDFSTDDGVDEGICLDSTSTTERVLKPKSSLTYELFSVMVHSGSAAGGHYYACIKSFSDGQWYSFNDQHVSKITQDDIRKTYGGSSGSRGYYSSAFASSTNAYMLIYRLKDSSRNAKYLDVEDFPEHIKRLVQRERETEEQEKRQREIERNTCKIKLFCMHPVKMMMMMENKLEVHKDKTLREATEMAYKLMDLEGIVPLDCCRLVKYDEFHEYLERSYEGEEDMPMGLLLGGVKSSYMFDLLLETRRPDQVFQPYKPGEVMVKVHVVDLKSETIAAPVSVRAYLNQTITEFKQLIAQATGLSAETMRVVLERCYNDLRLLYVPNKTLKAEGFFRSNKVFVESSDSEDHQATFTDSLLWKLLDRHGNTIRLFVSLPEQSPGSVAHRTSCPKLSGDSEDSFEGAKSSGQCVEAILEESTEKLKNLSLQQQQKQQQKQSSSTSESQKSSDHSDFEHLDFPQPENQLASEERSDSDANNDRSTSSVDSDILSSSHSSDTLCNADGAPLPLANGLDSHSITSSRRSKAHEGKKETWDTAEEDSGTDSEYDENGKSKTQTHYLYFRAEPYSQADAAVDGQKGLLVHVDKRITLAAFKQNLEPFVGVPSTQFKVFRVYANNQEFESVRLNETLSSFSDDNKITIRLGRALKKGEYRVKVYQLLVNESEPCRFLLDTVFAKGMTVRQSKEELLPQLRDQCNLDLSIDRFRLRKKTWKNPGTVFLEYHVYEEDINISSNWEVFLEVLDEPERMKSMSQLAVLTRRWCPAQMKLEPFREVVLESSSVDELKEKLSEMSEIPIENLEFAKGRGTFPCDISVLEIHQDLDWNPKVSTLNVWPLYICDDGAVVFYRDSTEELMELTEEERNELMKKESSRLLKTGHRVSYSPRKEKALKIYLDGGPSKDPGQD
- the usp47 gene encoding ubiquitin carboxyl-terminal hydrolase 47 isoform X2 — encoded protein: MEMVPSEENQLVPKEGMFWSCRQSILEEMKKRFSQIENAAEEPRVLCIVQDTTNAKTVNERLTLNLPASTTLSKLYEDVAHKAGYVNGTFELAWANVVDLAPLDQASEVSLVESGFEPGKRNFLQLTDKDGEQPQIASDESGTADSSGLDDSSQDRFIGPLSRDGTVGCSSDYSSPSYSYSSILNKSETGYVGLVNQAMTCYLNSLLQTLFMTPEFRNALYNWEFEESEEDPITSIPYQLQRLFVLLQTSKKRAIETTDVTRSFGWDSSEAWQQHDVQELCRVMFDALEQKWKQTEQADLINQLYQGKLKDYVRCLECGNESWRIDTYLDIPLVIRPFGASQAFGSVEEALQAFIQPETLDGPNQYFCERCKKKCDARKGLRFLHFPYLLTLQLKRFDFDYTTMHRIKLNDRMTFPEELDMSPFIDLEDEKSPQTESCTDSGAENEGSCHSDQMSNDFSTDDGVDEGICLDSTSTTERVLKPKSSLTYELFSVMVHSGSAAGGHYYACIKSFSDGQWYSFNDQHVSKITQDDIRKTYGGSSGSRGYYSSAFASSTNAYMLIYRLKDSSRNAKYLDVEDFPEHIKRLVQRERETEEQEKRQREIERNTCKIKLFCMHPVKMMMMMENKLEVHKDKTLREATEMAYKLMDLEGIVPLDCCRLVKYDEFHEYLERSYEGEEDMPMGLLLGGVKSSYMFDLLLETRRPDQVFQPYKPGEVMVKVHVVDLKSETIAAPVSVRAYLNQTITEFKQLIAQATGLSAETMRVVLERCYNDLRLLYVPNKTLKAEGFFRSNKVFVESSDSEDHQATFTDSLLWKLLDRHGNTIRLFVSLPEQSPGSVAHRTSCPKLSGDSEDSFEGAKSSGQCVEAILEESTEKLKNLSLQQQQKQQQKQSSSTSESQKSSDHSDFEHLDFPQPENQLASEERSDSDANNDRSTSSVDSDILSSSHSSDTLCNADGAPLPLANGLDSHSITSSRRSKAHEGKKETWDTAEEDSGTDSEYDENGKSKTQTHYLYFRAEPYSQADAAVDGQKGLLVHVDKRITLAAFKQNLEPFVGVPSTQFKVFRVYANNQEFESVRLNETLSSFSDDNKITIRLGRALKKGEYRVKVYQLLVNESEPCRFLLDTVFAKGMTVRQSKEELLPQLRDQCNLDLSIDRFRLRKKTWKNPGTVFLEYHVYEEDINISSNWEVFLEVLDEPERMKSMSQLAVLTRRWCPAQMKLEPFREVVLESSSVDELKEKLSEMSEIPIENLEFAKGRGTFPCDISVLEIHQDLDWNPKVSTLNVWPLYICDDGAVVFYRDSTEELMELTEEERNELMKKESSRLLKTGHRVSYSPRKEKALKIYLDGGPSKDPGQD